A window from Cryobacterium sp. PAMC25264 encodes these proteins:
- a CDS encoding MMPL family transporter, protein MATFLYRIGHFAYRRAWLVIGVWVIVLGGILGANAALGGTTQESFAIPGTESQEAIDKLAEVFPQAAGAAVQVVYQAPDGASVSDPAYQAAITEMGTELADLKGVTSVVDPFSEYASGAISDDESTAITKVQLSGESSDVSDATIAAVVATAGTAEDAGLTVAFGGQVFQDNTFGITVTEIFGVLFAGVVLVITFGSLMSAGMPLLMALVGVGVAIGGIGAVSAFVSVSSTAPMLAMMLGLAVGIDYSLFILSRHRTQLANGVDPHESASTSVATAGSAVVFAGITVIIALLGLLVVGIPFLSVMGLGAAFAVLISIAVAITLLPAVLGLAKGRLAPKPGSRAHRRATTPDTGRPTLGHRWVAIVLKAPVVAVLAVVGILGVMAIPALSLDLNLPDSASEPVESTQYQAYRMIEKGFGPGYNGPLIVVVDITQTTDIVADLDTISADLRDLPDVAFVSAGQPNATVDTAIIQVMPDSAPNSPKTKELVQSIRDIAPSINDDLGTPVTVTGATAVSIDISNRLTNALIPFALIVVGLSIVLLTMVFRSIFVPVKAALGFLLSVFASLGATVAIFQWGWLADLIGCPTPVRSSASCRSCSWPCSSAWQWTMRCSWCRACGRSSSRRATPAALSCTASRTPLGWSPRPP, encoded by the coding sequence ATGGCAACGTTCCTCTACCGCATCGGCCATTTCGCCTACCGCCGTGCATGGCTCGTCATCGGCGTCTGGGTGATCGTCCTCGGCGGCATCCTCGGGGCCAACGCAGCCCTCGGCGGCACAACGCAGGAATCGTTCGCGATCCCGGGCACCGAATCGCAGGAGGCCATCGACAAGCTGGCCGAGGTGTTTCCTCAAGCCGCAGGTGCCGCCGTGCAGGTGGTTTACCAGGCGCCGGACGGAGCCTCTGTGAGCGACCCCGCTTATCAGGCCGCGATCACCGAGATGGGCACGGAGCTGGCCGATCTGAAGGGCGTCACCAGCGTCGTCGACCCGTTCTCTGAATACGCCTCAGGTGCCATCTCCGACGACGAGAGCACGGCCATCACCAAGGTGCAGCTCAGCGGAGAATCGTCCGACGTCTCCGACGCCACCATTGCCGCCGTCGTCGCGACAGCCGGCACGGCCGAGGACGCCGGGCTGACCGTGGCCTTCGGCGGTCAGGTCTTCCAGGACAACACCTTCGGCATCACCGTGACCGAGATCTTCGGTGTGCTCTTCGCCGGCGTGGTCCTGGTTATCACCTTTGGCTCGCTCATGTCCGCCGGCATGCCGCTGCTGATGGCCCTGGTGGGCGTCGGCGTCGCCATCGGCGGCATCGGGGCAGTGTCGGCCTTCGTGTCGGTCTCGAGCACGGCGCCCATGCTGGCCATGATGCTCGGCCTGGCCGTCGGAATCGACTACTCGCTGTTCATCCTCTCCCGGCACCGAACCCAGCTGGCCAACGGCGTCGATCCCCACGAGTCGGCATCCACGAGCGTGGCCACCGCCGGCAGTGCCGTGGTCTTCGCCGGGATCACCGTGATCATCGCCCTGCTCGGGCTGCTGGTGGTGGGCATCCCGTTCCTCAGCGTGATGGGCCTCGGAGCGGCCTTCGCCGTGCTCATCTCCATCGCCGTGGCGATCACCCTGCTGCCGGCCGTCCTCGGCCTGGCCAAGGGACGCCTGGCCCCCAAACCCGGCAGCCGGGCGCACCGCCGTGCCACCACGCCCGACACCGGGCGTCCCACGCTGGGGCACCGCTGGGTCGCGATCGTGCTCAAGGCCCCCGTCGTGGCGGTCCTCGCCGTCGTCGGCATCCTGGGGGTCATGGCGATCCCCGCGCTCAGCCTCGACCTCAACCTGCCCGACAGTGCGTCGGAGCCTGTGGAATCCACCCAGTACCAGGCGTACCGCATGATCGAGAAGGGCTTCGGCCCCGGCTACAACGGGCCCCTGATCGTGGTGGTCGACATCACCCAGACCACCGACATCGTGGCCGACCTCGACACGATTTCCGCCGACCTGCGCGACCTGCCCGACGTGGCCTTCGTGAGCGCGGGCCAGCCCAACGCCACGGTCGACACCGCGATCATCCAGGTGATGCCCGACAGCGCCCCGAACTCCCCGAAGACCAAGGAACTCGTGCAGTCGATCCGCGACATCGCGCCCTCGATCAACGACGACCTCGGCACCCCGGTGACCGTCACGGGCGCCACCGCGGTCTCCATCGACATCTCCAACCGGCTCACCAACGCGCTCATCCCGTTCGCGCTCATCGTGGTCGGGCTCTCGATCGTGCTGCTCACCATGGTGTTCCGCTCGATCTTCGTACCGGTCAAGGCGGCGCTGGGCTTCCTGCTGTCCGTGTTCGCGTCGCTCGGCGCCACCGTAGCGATCTTCCAGTGGGGCTGGTTGGCCGACCTGATCGGGTGTCCAACCCCGGTCCGATCCTCAGCTTCCTGCCGATCCTGCTCATGGCCGTGCTCTTCGGCCTGGCAATGGACTATGAGGTGTTCCTGGTGTCGGGCATGCGGGAGGAGTTCGTCAAGACGCGCAACGCCCGCCGCGCTGTCGTGCACGGCTTCTCGCACGCCGCTCGGGTGGTCACCGCGGCCGCCCTGA
- a CDS encoding TetR/AcrR family transcriptional regulator: protein MITDTSARQTTSDELRLTALEQFASVGFAGASLQHIADVAGYSKSSVLYHFASKEALLEAVLTPAIDRLEEILDRFLATEETEATRLRFVDDFIDFILEFRLELHTFINQAQSLTGIDVIDRAGVLIGRLSNAICDHNASTEDQIRFGIALGGAAYTLVAGMNFGSSMDRTPSSPEEIRRALRVVIVELLAPVSVRSAPVQPSLQHESRK from the coding sequence GTGATCACAGACACCTCCGCGCGCCAGACCACGAGCGACGAATTACGCCTGACCGCGCTCGAGCAGTTCGCCTCCGTCGGCTTCGCCGGCGCATCCCTGCAGCACATCGCGGATGTGGCGGGGTACTCCAAGTCCAGCGTGCTGTACCACTTCGCGTCGAAAGAAGCCCTGCTCGAGGCCGTGCTCACGCCGGCCATCGACCGGCTGGAGGAGATCCTCGACCGGTTCCTCGCGACCGAGGAAACCGAAGCGACCCGGCTGCGCTTCGTCGACGACTTCATCGACTTCATCCTCGAATTCCGTTTGGAGCTGCACACCTTCATCAACCAGGCTCAGTCGCTCACCGGAATCGACGTCATCGACCGCGCCGGCGTGCTGATCGGGAGGCTGTCCAACGCCATCTGCGACCACAACGCGAGCACCGAGGACCAGATCCGCTTCGGCATCGCCCTGGGCGGTGCGGCCTACACGCTCGTGGCCGGCATGAATTTCGGCAGTTCCATGGATCGCACTCCCTCCTCGCCCGAGGAGATCCGCCGGGCCCTGCGAGTCGTCATCGTCGAGCTCCTCGCGCCCGTCTCCGTGCGCTCCGCGCCAGTTCAGCCCTCCCTTCAGCACGAGTCCCGGAAGTAG
- a CDS encoding SLC13 family permease, with protein sequence MRTGIVGAVLLCAGVIAVITGVLPWPATVELIDRVLPVLVFVVAITVVAELAAAAGLFTFVAERLTRWARGRTWLLWLLVVVLAVLSTIFLSLDTTAVLLTPVVVVMARHVGLSPLPFALTTVWLANTASLLLPVSNLTNLLAQGRIGELVGHPVSPLQFALLTGAPALAAILVTVGAIYLVCRRTLREPYEMTPGTRVKNPVLFGTSAVTVVALIPALVSGIPVWIPAVQAAVLLAVIFFVLDRKTLRPGLIPWPLVLLASGLFLVMAALHELGLGDLLDAVAGAGDDPLSLVRLAGAGLLGANAIDNLPAYLALEPVATTPARMVALLIGVNAGPLITPWASLATLLWHQQLSGLGVSISWRRYMLLGLAVAPVTVIVATLVLAFTV encoded by the coding sequence ATGCGTACGGGGATCGTCGGAGCGGTGCTGCTTTGTGCAGGGGTCATAGCCGTGATCACCGGGGTGCTGCCGTGGCCGGCGACGGTGGAGCTGATCGACCGGGTGCTGCCCGTCCTGGTCTTCGTGGTGGCGATCACCGTCGTGGCCGAGCTGGCTGCGGCGGCCGGTCTGTTCACCTTCGTGGCTGAACGGCTCACCCGGTGGGCCCGCGGGCGTACCTGGCTGCTGTGGCTGCTGGTGGTGGTCCTTGCCGTGCTGAGCACGATCTTCCTCTCGCTGGACACGACGGCGGTGCTCCTCACACCGGTAGTGGTGGTGATGGCCAGGCATGTCGGCCTGAGTCCGCTCCCGTTCGCCCTCACCACGGTGTGGTTGGCCAACACGGCCTCGCTGCTCCTGCCGGTGTCCAATCTCACCAACCTGCTCGCCCAGGGTCGCATCGGCGAGCTGGTCGGGCATCCGGTGAGCCCCCTGCAATTCGCACTGCTGACCGGAGCGCCCGCCCTAGCCGCGATCCTCGTGACCGTTGGTGCGATCTACCTGGTCTGCCGGCGCACGCTCCGAGAGCCCTACGAGATGACGCCGGGAACCCGCGTGAAGAACCCCGTGTTGTTCGGTACGAGTGCCGTGACCGTGGTGGCCCTCATCCCGGCCCTGGTCTCCGGAATCCCGGTGTGGATCCCCGCCGTGCAGGCGGCGGTGCTCCTCGCGGTGATCTTCTTCGTCCTTGACCGCAAGACGCTGCGGCCTGGCCTCATACCGTGGCCCCTGGTGCTGCTGGCATCTGGCCTGTTCCTGGTGATGGCGGCCCTGCACGAACTGGGCCTGGGGGACCTTCTCGATGCTGTAGCGGGCGCCGGGGACGATCCGCTGAGCCTGGTCCGCCTGGCCGGGGCCGGGCTGCTCGGCGCCAACGCGATCGACAATCTGCCGGCCTACCTGGCCCTCGAACCCGTTGCGACGACGCCGGCGCGTATGGTGGCGCTCCTGATCGGCGTGAACGCCGGACCGCTGATCACGCCGTGGGCGTCGCTGGCCACCCTGCTCTGGCACCAGCAACTGAGCGGCCTGGGCGTGTCGATCTCCTGGCGGCGCTACATGCTGCTGGGCCTGGCGGTCGCGCCGGTGACGGTGATCGTGGCGACCCTCGTGCTCGCTTTCACGGTCTAG
- a CDS encoding glycoside hydrolase family 15 protein, with protein MALHIEDYALISDCHSAALVGRDGSIDWLCLPRYDSASMFGALLGTEDHGRWLLAPADPAATSTRSYVGESFVLSTIWTTKTGSVEVTDFMPHGDSRADVVRTVRGISGSVEMLQDLRLRFGYATTVPWVRQLRREKTPGLIAIAGPDAVVVRGPALHAADHRHEARFTVHATEQHSVQLTWYPSHLDLPPALDVTRSRRQTLDWWAGWADSCTHEGPFRDAVVRSLLVLRALTHETTGGIVAAATTSLPEHAGGSRNWDYRYVWLRDASLTLEVLLSHGYESEAEAWRGWLLRAIAGDPNDLQIMYGLSGERYLPERELTSLPGHHGSAPVRVGNGAVCQFQSDAVGEVMMALHEARGAGVEETEFSWPLQVSLMAYLEANWRRPDQGIWEVRGPAREFTHSRVMVWAAFDRAVRGVTEYGLPGPVDRWRRIRDEVRHDIEERGYNTALGSFTQYFGSDEVDASLLLLPQVGFCAADDERMLGTVRAIETSLLRDGLVLRYTTHSSLDGLDPGEHPFLACSFWLVEQYAASGRVDDATTLMTRLVGLSNDVGLLSEEYDVTTGHHAGNTPQALTHLALVRAADALVAAGERRATEAGRPL; from the coding sequence ATGGCGCTGCACATCGAGGACTATGCACTGATCAGCGACTGCCATTCGGCTGCCCTCGTGGGCCGCGACGGCAGCATCGACTGGCTGTGTCTGCCCCGCTACGACTCGGCCTCGATGTTCGGGGCACTTCTGGGCACGGAAGATCACGGCCGCTGGTTGCTCGCTCCCGCCGACCCCGCAGCCACCAGCACTCGCTCCTACGTGGGCGAGAGCTTCGTTCTCTCCACGATCTGGACCACCAAGACCGGCAGCGTCGAGGTGACCGACTTCATGCCGCACGGCGACAGTCGCGCCGACGTCGTTCGTACCGTGCGCGGAATCTCCGGAAGCGTCGAGATGCTCCAGGACCTGCGCTTGAGGTTCGGCTACGCCACCACGGTGCCCTGGGTGCGGCAGCTGCGGCGCGAGAAGACCCCCGGACTCATCGCCATCGCCGGGCCGGATGCCGTGGTGGTGCGTGGCCCCGCCCTACACGCCGCCGACCACCGGCACGAGGCCCGGTTCACCGTGCACGCCACAGAGCAGCACAGCGTGCAGCTCACCTGGTATCCCTCACACCTCGACCTGCCGCCGGCGCTGGACGTCACCCGGTCACGCCGCCAGACCCTGGACTGGTGGGCCGGGTGGGCCGACAGCTGCACCCACGAGGGACCTTTCCGGGACGCCGTGGTGCGTTCCCTGCTGGTGCTGCGCGCCCTCACCCACGAGACCACCGGCGGCATCGTGGCCGCGGCCACCACATCGCTGCCCGAACACGCTGGCGGCAGCCGCAACTGGGACTACCGCTACGTGTGGCTGCGTGACGCTTCCCTGACGCTCGAGGTGCTGCTCTCGCACGGCTACGAAAGCGAGGCCGAGGCCTGGCGGGGATGGCTGCTGCGGGCCATCGCCGGCGACCCGAACGACCTGCAGATCATGTACGGCCTGTCCGGCGAACGTTACCTGCCCGAGCGTGAGCTGACCAGCCTGCCCGGCCATCACGGCTCCGCTCCCGTGCGGGTGGGCAACGGCGCCGTCTGCCAGTTCCAGTCCGACGCCGTGGGCGAGGTCATGATGGCCCTGCACGAGGCCCGGGGCGCCGGCGTGGAGGAGACCGAGTTCTCCTGGCCGTTGCAGGTGTCCCTGATGGCTTACCTCGAGGCAAACTGGCGCCGGCCCGACCAGGGCATCTGGGAGGTACGTGGACCCGCCCGGGAGTTCACCCACTCCCGGGTGATGGTCTGGGCCGCGTTCGACCGGGCTGTGCGCGGGGTGACCGAATACGGGCTTCCCGGCCCCGTGGACCGCTGGCGCCGCATCCGCGATGAGGTGCGCCACGACATCGAGGAACGCGGCTACAACACGGCCCTGGGCTCCTTCACGCAGTATTTCGGTAGCGACGAGGTCGATGCGTCCCTCCTCCTGCTCCCCCAGGTGGGCTTCTGCGCCGCCGACGACGAACGGATGCTCGGCACCGTGCGCGCCATCGAGACGAGCCTGCTGCGCGACGGACTTGTGCTCCGGTACACCACGCATTCGTCGCTGGACGGGCTCGACCCCGGCGAGCATCCGTTCCTGGCCTGCTCGTTTTGGTTGGTCGAGCAGTACGCGGCGTCCGGCCGTGTCGACGACGCCACCACCCTGATGACCAGACTGGTGGGCCTCTCCAACGATGTGGGGCTGCTCTCTGAGGAGTACGACGTGACGACCGGGCACCACGCCGGCAACACACCCCAGGCGCTCACCCATCTGGCGTTGGTGCGCGCGGCCGACGCTCTGGTCGCCGCCGGCGAGCGGCGCGCCACGGAGGCCGGCCGGCCTCTCTGA
- a CDS encoding GlsB/YeaQ/YmgE family stress response membrane protein — MGFFGFLLLGLLAGAIAKLILPGAQGGGWFVTLLLGVVGALLGGWLAGLIFGVDMGGFFDLRTWVIAILGSIIVLLIYGLATRNGTTST, encoded by the coding sequence ATGGGTTTCTTCGGTTTTCTCCTCCTGGGCCTGCTGGCCGGCGCTATCGCCAAACTCATCCTGCCCGGAGCCCAGGGTGGCGGCTGGTTCGTGACCCTGTTGCTCGGTGTGGTCGGCGCTCTTCTGGGCGGCTGGCTGGCCGGGTTGATCTTCGGCGTCGACATGGGCGGCTTCTTCGATCTACGCACCTGGGTCATCGCGATCCTCGGGTCGATCATCGTGCTGCTCATCTACGGCCTGGCGACCCGTAATGGCACAACGTCGACCTGA
- a CDS encoding biotin transporter BioY → MTARLTVRDLAQIAIFAALIAALGFPGAISLGASTVPITFQTLGVMLAGAILGARKGFLAVLLLLALAAAGLPLLSGGRGGLVWFTTSPSAGYPYGWLLGVVVIGLLTSLLLPRYPFWPALGATVLGGIVAVYVIGVPVTAINLGLPLWAAVVDAAKFLPGDLVKVVVTVLVATQVHRAYPGLIPLRRKTLSTEHVDGTRVQA, encoded by the coding sequence ATGACAGCCCGCCTCACCGTGCGCGATCTCGCGCAGATCGCCATCTTCGCCGCCCTCATCGCCGCCCTCGGCTTTCCCGGTGCCATATCCCTCGGCGCCAGCACCGTGCCGATCACCTTCCAGACCCTCGGTGTGATGCTGGCCGGCGCCATCCTCGGCGCACGTAAGGGCTTCCTGGCCGTACTGCTGCTGCTCGCCCTGGCCGCGGCCGGGCTGCCACTGCTCTCCGGCGGTCGCGGTGGACTGGTCTGGTTCACCACCTCCCCGTCTGCCGGGTATCCCTACGGCTGGCTGCTGGGCGTCGTCGTGATCGGCCTTCTCACCTCGCTGCTACTGCCGCGCTACCCCTTCTGGCCCGCGCTCGGCGCGACCGTGCTCGGCGGTATCGTGGCCGTCTACGTGATCGGCGTGCCCGTCACAGCCATCAACCTGGGCCTGCCGCTCTGGGCCGCCGTGGTCGACGCCGCCAAATTCCTGCCGGGCGACCTGGTGAAGGTCGTGGTCACGGTCCTTGTGGCCACGCAGGTGCACCGCGCCTACCCGGGGCTCATCCCGCTGCGTAGGAAGACCCTCAGCACCGAACACGTGGACGGCACCCGGGTACAGGCGTGA
- a CDS encoding energy-coupling factor ABC transporter ATP-binding protein, which yields MTPTGIRFEGVSHGFDENPVLRGIDLHLTERRIGIVGANGSGKSTLARMINGLVIPERGTVTVNGLDVKRQAKLVRREVGFIFTNPDNQIVMPTVQEDVAFTLRRRGLGATEIADRTAEALDRFGLTALADRPAHRLSGGQKQLLALAAVLVAGPSIVVADEPTTLLDARNTRLITGLLVSLTQQVIVVTHDLKVLDGFDRVIVIDDGRVVADDIPPVALAAYLSLLA from the coding sequence GTGACACCGACGGGCATCCGTTTCGAGGGAGTGTCGCACGGCTTCGACGAGAACCCGGTGCTCCGCGGCATCGATCTGCACCTGACCGAGCGGCGCATCGGTATCGTCGGCGCCAACGGCAGCGGTAAGTCCACCCTGGCCCGCATGATCAACGGTCTGGTTATTCCCGAACGCGGCACCGTCACCGTGAACGGCCTCGACGTGAAGCGCCAAGCGAAGCTGGTTCGGCGCGAGGTGGGCTTCATCTTCACCAATCCCGACAACCAGATCGTGATGCCCACCGTGCAGGAGGATGTGGCGTTCACCCTGCGCCGCCGGGGCCTGGGCGCCACCGAGATCGCCGACCGCACCGCGGAGGCGCTGGACCGGTTCGGGCTCACCGCACTCGCCGACCGCCCCGCGCACCGGCTGTCGGGCGGCCAGAAGCAACTGCTCGCGCTGGCCGCCGTGCTCGTGGCCGGGCCGAGCATCGTCGTCGCCGACGAACCCACCACCCTGCTGGATGCGCGCAACACCCGCCTCATCACCGGGCTGCTGGTCTCGCTGACCCAGCAGGTGATCGTGGTGACCCACGACCTGAAGGTGCTCGACGGCTTCGACCGGGTGATCGTGATCGACGACGGCCGGGTCGTCGCCGATGACATTCCCCCGGTGGCCCTGGCGGCCTATCTGAGCCTGCTGGCATGA
- a CDS encoding CbiQ family ECF transporter T component: MIGLYRPGTSLVHRAPALLKLVVLAVLMVLVGVVADPVLLAGEFALVLALYALAGIPPLAAWPQIGPILWILVFAVPVQVLVAGGSADGWTTAGLMAGRLLVAVALAALFTLSTTVTAVLEAFQLILRPFRRWVDADRVGLLVALTIRCIPLVAEIVREVLEARRARGAQASVVALAVPVVVRSLYAADAIGEALAARGLDD; the protein is encoded by the coding sequence ATGATCGGCCTCTACCGGCCGGGCACCTCGCTCGTGCACCGAGCTCCCGCCCTGCTCAAGCTGGTCGTGCTCGCGGTGCTCATGGTGCTGGTGGGAGTGGTCGCCGACCCCGTGTTGTTGGCCGGGGAGTTCGCCCTGGTGCTCGCCCTCTACGCCCTGGCCGGCATCCCGCCACTGGCGGCCTGGCCGCAGATCGGACCGATCCTCTGGATCCTGGTCTTCGCGGTGCCCGTGCAGGTTCTCGTGGCCGGGGGCTCTGCGGACGGCTGGACCACGGCGGGCCTGATGGCCGGCCGGCTGCTGGTGGCTGTCGCTCTGGCCGCGCTGTTCACGCTGAGCACAACCGTCACGGCCGTCTTGGAGGCGTTCCAGCTCATACTGCGGCCGTTCCGTCGCTGGGTGGACGCCGACCGGGTGGGGCTTCTCGTCGCCCTGACCATCCGCTGTATCCCCCTGGTGGCCGAGATCGTTCGCGAGGTGTTGGAGGCCCGGCGGGCTCGCGGCGCGCAGGCGTCGGTTGTCGCCCTGGCCGTTCCCGTCGTCGTACGCTCGTTGTACGCCGCCGATGCCATCGGGGAGGCGCTCGCAGCACGCGGATTGGACGATTGA
- a CDS encoding alpha/beta hydrolase: MATTSLRRRIRFGGWAALTALVLGVIAFLIWTQLVMPADRAAAQAVFDNPAVTVTDTPDSVVIAPTEGGSQEGLVFIPGAKVDPYAYLATLSGTVEETGMTVVITKPVLNLAFFDQRSLETFTALAPEVDTWFVGGHSLGGVRACMYAQDDDVAGLVLFGSYCASAVTDPDLPVLSLSGSEDGLSTPEKINDTASLLPEDTTFVRIEGASHASFGAYGAQPGDGVPTLSARDAERAITDALSEFVTTN; this comes from the coding sequence ATGGCTACGACCTCGCTCCGGCGGCGCATCCGGTTCGGCGGCTGGGCGGCGCTGACCGCACTGGTCCTCGGCGTGATCGCCTTCCTGATCTGGACCCAGCTCGTGATGCCGGCCGATCGGGCCGCCGCCCAGGCGGTCTTTGACAACCCGGCCGTGACCGTCACCGACACCCCCGACTCCGTGGTCATCGCGCCGACCGAGGGCGGCTCGCAGGAGGGCCTGGTCTTCATCCCCGGCGCCAAGGTAGATCCGTACGCCTACCTCGCGACACTGTCCGGCACGGTGGAGGAGACCGGGATGACGGTGGTTATCACCAAGCCCGTGCTGAACCTCGCCTTCTTCGACCAGCGGTCGCTCGAGACGTTCACCGCGCTCGCACCGGAGGTGGACACCTGGTTCGTCGGGGGCCACTCGCTCGGCGGGGTGCGCGCGTGCATGTATGCCCAAGACGACGATGTCGCCGGCCTGGTGCTGTTCGGCAGCTACTGCGCGTCCGCCGTCACCGACCCTGACCTTCCCGTGCTCAGCCTCTCCGGTAGCGAAGACGGCCTGAGCACCCCCGAGAAGATCAACGACACCGCGAGTCTGCTGCCCGAGGACACCACGTTCGTTCGCATCGAGGGCGCCAGCCACGCCTCGTTCGGCGCCTACGGCGCTCAGCCCGGTGACGGCGTCCCGACCCTGTCGGCACGCGATGCGGAGCGTGCCATCACCGACGCACTCTCGGAGTTCGTGACAACGAACTGA
- a CDS encoding glycine betaine ABC transporter substrate-binding protein yields the protein MKKRSLSIIAAGAVGLLAFSGCAAGADEAETVGNGNSDKKDLTIAVFNGWDEGVAASELWKAILDDQGYNVTLEYADVAPVYVGLAEGDYDMNMDVWLPNTHASYVKEYGDDISDLGAWNDEAKLTIAVNADAPIDSLAELGENADLFGNRIVGIEPGAGLTEAVTNESIPTYGLEGMEYLTSSTAAMLAELTAATDAGENIAVTLWEPHWAYGSFDLKNLEDPEGTLGAAESLHVYGKKDFSTDFPQVTEWMSGFKMDLDHLYSLETAMLVDYDGTEYGPIVQKWIEENQEYVDSLTA from the coding sequence ATGAAGAAGCGTTCACTCAGCATCATCGCCGCCGGAGCCGTTGGGCTCCTCGCCTTCAGCGGCTGCGCCGCAGGCGCCGACGAGGCCGAGACCGTCGGTAACGGTAACTCCGACAAGAAGGACCTCACCATTGCCGTGTTCAACGGCTGGGACGAGGGCGTTGCCGCCTCCGAACTCTGGAAGGCCATCCTGGACGACCAGGGTTACAACGTCACCCTCGAGTATGCCGATGTCGCACCGGTCTACGTCGGCCTCGCCGAGGGCGACTACGACATGAACATGGACGTCTGGCTGCCGAACACGCACGCCTCGTACGTCAAGGAGTACGGCGACGACATCTCCGACCTTGGAGCCTGGAACGACGAGGCGAAACTCACGATTGCCGTGAACGCTGATGCCCCGATCGACTCCCTTGCGGAACTGGGCGAGAACGCCGATCTCTTCGGCAATCGCATCGTGGGCATCGAGCCCGGCGCCGGACTCACCGAGGCCGTCACCAACGAGTCGATCCCGACTTACGGCCTCGAGGGCATGGAATACCTGACGTCCTCGACCGCTGCCATGCTCGCCGAGCTCACCGCGGCCACGGATGCCGGCGAGAACATCGCCGTCACCCTGTGGGAGCCGCACTGGGCCTACGGTTCGTTCGACCTGAAGAACCTCGAAGACCCCGAAGGCACTCTCGGCGCCGCTGAGTCCCTGCACGTCTACGGCAAGAAGGACTTCTCGACCGACTTCCCTCAGGTCACCGAGTGGATGTCCGGATTCAAGATGGACCTCGACCACCTGTACTCGCTGGAGACCGCCATGCTCGTCGACTACGACGGCACGGAGTACGGCCCGATCGTGCAGAAGTGGATCGAAGAGAACCAGGAGTACGTGGACTCGCTCACCGCGTAG
- a CDS encoding proline/glycine betaine ABC transporter permease, with amino-acid sequence MINIILRSQPVSDFRLPLGTWAEGFVDFITEWFGFVFDFIRAIFGGAFDAVDFILSTPPFWLVIIVFGVLALMVRGWKFALGTIIGLGLIVGVNQWENAMDSLALVLVASILAILLSVPLGILSAKSQLASTIIKPILDFMQTMPAFVYLIPALLLFRIGVVPGIVATIIFAMAPGVRLTDLGIRSVDKEVVEAGQAFGASPGRILRQIQLPLAMPTIMAGINQVIMLSLSMVVIAGMVGAGGLGGDVVASLNRIDVALGFEAGVAVVILAMFLDRFTAALGSGTTPFGRLLDARKRSRQAAAPATEDSVAAPKTATDVREPINA; translated from the coding sequence ATGATCAACATAATCTTGAGGAGCCAACCCGTCAGCGATTTCCGTCTTCCGCTCGGAACCTGGGCCGAGGGCTTCGTCGACTTCATCACCGAATGGTTCGGGTTCGTCTTCGACTTCATCCGCGCGATCTTCGGTGGCGCCTTCGACGCTGTCGACTTCATCCTGAGCACTCCGCCGTTCTGGCTGGTCATCATCGTCTTCGGCGTTCTGGCGCTGATGGTTCGCGGCTGGAAGTTCGCCCTGGGAACCATCATCGGGCTGGGCCTGATCGTGGGCGTCAACCAATGGGAGAACGCGATGGACTCGCTGGCCCTGGTGCTCGTGGCGAGCATCCTGGCAATCCTGCTGAGCGTTCCGCTAGGCATCCTCTCGGCGAAATCCCAGTTGGCCAGCACCATCATCAAGCCAATTCTGGACTTCATGCAGACTATGCCGGCCTTCGTGTACCTGATCCCCGCCCTGCTCCTGTTCCGGATCGGCGTCGTGCCCGGAATCGTCGCGACGATCATCTTCGCGATGGCGCCTGGGGTCCGGCTCACCGACCTGGGAATTCGCAGTGTCGACAAGGAAGTTGTTGAAGCCGGTCAGGCGTTCGGCGCCTCCCCCGGTCGCATCCTGCGCCAGATTCAGCTGCCGCTGGCGATGCCGACGATCATGGCCGGAATCAACCAGGTCATCATGCTCTCCCTGTCGATGGTCGTCATCGCCGGCATGGTCGGCGCCGGCGGTCTGGGCGGCGACGTTGTCGCCAGCCTGAACCGCATCGACGTCGCCCTCGGCTTCGAGGCCGGTGTTGCTGTCGTCATCCTCGCAATGTTCCTGGACCGCTTCACGGCGGCGCTCGGATCCGGGACCACACCGTTCGGTCGGCTGTTGGACGCGCGCAAGCGCAGTCGGCAGGCCGCGGCGCCCGCCACGGAAGACTCCGTGGCCGCACCGAAGACGGCAACCGACGTTCGCGAGCCCATCAACGCGTGA